One Campylobacter concisus DNA window includes the following coding sequences:
- a CDS encoding glycosyltransferase produces MQQIDIKSYNLAPIVLFVYNRLDHTKQTIEALQKNKFANKSDLFIYSDAAKNEESKQKVAEVREYIKSINGFKNITIIEREKNYGLANSIIDGVTKIVNEYGKIIVLEDDLITSPNFLKFINEALEIYKNEGKVYSVTGYSFTDNISDIESSYFLKLTSSWSWGTWADRWQKFKRDKKDLEQIISSSIQEKNLFNFDDSYDYVSMAKMQIDGKIDSWAIYWYLCVFKQNGLTLYPAKKLVKNIGFDGSGTHCSFSEYEDELVNFYPSFTKDIVEKTINRNVVSSILREKNKISIKRKIINKLKKHLSQKQKQILLILFSKAQLLFHKKDIGKNTYIDKTVHVTGWKNILIGNNTGISEYTWINVNKRLGDNKHIIIGSNCYIGRRNFFSSGLLIKVSDYFMSGIDCKFMGSDHIFKNPFIPYIATGTTIEKKIIIETNVWLGAGVSVIGNLTIGRGSIVGAGSLVNKDIPPFSIAVGSPCKVIKRYDFGAGKWVGIDEYDFNNDSLIPTEEEYANKLKQNFPNVIIPFVACGKNKGDLF; encoded by the coding sequence ATGCAACAAATTGATATAAAATCGTATAATTTAGCACCAATAGTGCTATTTGTCTATAATAGATTGGATCATACGAAGCAGACTATAGAGGCCTTGCAAAAAAATAAATTTGCAAATAAAAGTGATCTTTTTATATATTCTGATGCGGCTAAAAATGAAGAGTCAAAACAAAAAGTAGCAGAGGTAAGAGAATATATAAAAAGTATAAATGGATTTAAAAATATTACAATCATTGAAAGAGAAAAAAACTATGGTCTCGCAAATAGTATCATAGACGGCGTTACAAAAATTGTAAATGAATATGGCAAAATAATTGTTCTTGAGGATGACTTAATAACAAGTCCGAATTTTTTAAAATTTATAAACGAAGCACTAGAAATTTATAAAAATGAGGGCAAAGTATACAGCGTTACTGGGTATTCTTTTACTGATAATATATCAGATATCGAAAGTAGCTATTTTTTGAAACTTACTAGCTCTTGGAGCTGGGGTACTTGGGCGGATAGATGGCAAAAATTTAAACGAGATAAAAAGGATTTGGAGCAAATTATCAGTAGCTCAATACAAGAAAAAAATCTTTTTAACTTCGATGATTCTTATGATTATGTCAGTATGGCTAAGATGCAGATCGATGGTAAAATAGATTCATGGGCGATTTATTGGTATCTGTGTGTATTTAAACAAAATGGACTCACACTATATCCTGCTAAGAAGTTAGTGAAAAATATTGGGTTTGATGGAAGTGGAACTCACTGCTCTTTCTCGGAATACGAGGACGAACTAGTAAATTTTTATCCTAGTTTTACAAAAGATATTGTTGAAAAAACAATAAATAGAAATGTAGTGTCTAGTATATTAAGAGAAAAAAATAAAATAAGCATAAAAAGAAAAATAATAAATAAACTAAAAAAACATTTATCTCAAAAACAAAAACAGATTTTATTAATACTATTTTCGAAGGCACAATTACTCTTTCATAAAAAAGATATAGGCAAAAATACATATATCGATAAGACAGTGCATGTAACAGGCTGGAAAAATATCTTAATAGGGAATAATACTGGTATCAGCGAATACACTTGGATAAATGTAAATAAAAGGTTGGGAGACAATAAGCATATTATAATTGGCAGCAACTGTTATATTGGCAGAAGGAATTTTTTTAGCTCAGGATTATTAATAAAAGTATCAGATTATTTTATGAGTGGCATTGATTGTAAATTTATGGGAAGCGACCATATTTTTAAAAATCCTTTTATACCATATATTGCTACTGGAACAACTATAGAAAAAAAAATTATTATTGAAACCAATGTATGGCTAGGCGCTGGAGTGAGTGTTATTGGAAATTTAACAATAGGTAGAGGCTCTATAGTAGGTGCTGGAAGTTTGGTTAACAAAGACATACCACCTTTTAGTATTGCTGTTGGGAGCCCTTGTAAAGTTATAAAAAGATATGACTTTGGTGCCGGAAAATGGGTAGGAATAGACGAATATGATTTCAACAATGATTCATTGATTCCAACAGAAGAGGAGTATGCAAATAAATTAAAACAAAATTTTCCAAATGTTATCATTCCATTTGTTGCATGTGGAAAAAATAAAGGTGATTTGTTTTGA
- a CDS encoding SDR family oxidoreductase — protein MKKILITGAKGFLGSNVAHHFKTLGYQTYGIGHGGLSIEESKEIGLDYWKKDDVSIKAILEFEQVFDVIVHCGGSGSVGFSVKCPYEDFKKTVNGTLEVLEYIRVYNNNSHLIYPSSPAVQGECEDKPIVEEYFGRPVSPYGYHKKIAEDLCQSYSEKFGLNISIIRLFSVYGNGLKKQLLWDACQKILDSSDEAVFWGTGKETRDFIHISDVLLLVDMLLKKDEKFYIINGGTGVKHTIKDVVEMIRNLVNPNINIKFNNQVNVGNPMYYWADTHKLEKNGFNADKNLKQEIINYVEWIKGLDD, from the coding sequence TTGAAAAAAATATTAATTACTGGAGCCAAGGGTTTTTTGGGTTCAAACGTAGCACATCATTTTAAAACTCTAGGATATCAGACATATGGTATAGGACATGGTGGACTGTCTATAGAAGAGTCAAAAGAGATCGGACTTGACTACTGGAAAAAGGATGATGTGTCGATAAAGGCAATTTTAGAATTTGAACAAGTTTTTGATGTTATAGTGCATTGTGGCGGTAGTGGCTCTGTTGGTTTTTCTGTTAAATGCCCATACGAAGATTTTAAAAAAACAGTAAATGGTACACTTGAAGTCTTAGAATATATAAGGGTGTATAACAATAATTCCCATCTTATCTACCCATCAAGTCCAGCAGTACAGGGCGAATGTGAGGATAAGCCGATCGTAGAAGAGTATTTCGGAAGACCAGTTTCTCCTTATGGGTATCATAAAAAAATAGCCGAGGATCTATGTCAGAGCTATAGTGAAAAATTTGGTTTAAATATTTCTATAATAAGACTCTTTTCAGTATACGGAAATGGTCTTAAGAAGCAGTTGCTTTGGGATGCTTGCCAAAAAATATTAGATAGTAGTGATGAGGCCGTCTTTTGGGGAACTGGGAAAGAAACAAGGGATTTTATACACATAAGTGATGTTTTACTTTTAGTTGATATGTTGTTAAAAAAAGATGAAAAATTTTATATCATAAACGGTGGAACTGGTGTAAAGCATACCATAAAAGATGTAGTAGAAATGATAAGAAATCTAGTAAATCCAAATATTAATATAAAATTTAATAATCAAGTGAATGTAGGAAATCCAATGTACTACTGGGCAGATACACACAAGCTAGAAAAAAATGGTTTTAACGCGGATAAAAATTTAAAACAAGAGATAATAAACTATGTAGAGTGGATAAAGGGACTGGATGATTAA
- a CDS encoding glycosyltransferase family 4 protein, with the protein MIKVGFIGSVSKEWMGGLNYFKNLLFAINSIEKKKLEVFVFVGKKIDIETKRMFQEYTTVIEDSIFDRKSIKWFLSKIEQKIFKTNILLENILKKHNIQILSHAAITNLKTIKTINWIPDFQHIHLPQMFSEKEIQNRNNNFLKLIRDSDLIVFSSFDALKDMKKFAPNYEDKARVLQFVSQPNSRYFELDEHDKSLLLQKYKIKDDFFYIPNQFWKHKNHMMIFEAINELKKDGVEINIVCTGYLGDYRNKTYIDDIRKVVKLNNLEDNIKLLGLVDYEDVFALIKFSKAVINPSLFEGWSSTVEECKSVGKNMILSDLDVHKEQYPNAVFFKRDSIESLKEVLKFYKIENESNVEPLEARTKKFANIYSSICKEALTR; encoded by the coding sequence ATGATTAAAGTTGGATTTATAGGTAGTGTGTCAAAAGAATGGATGGGCGGATTAAACTATTTTAAAAACTTACTTTTCGCTATAAATTCTATAGAAAAAAAAAAGCTTGAAGTATTTGTTTTTGTTGGTAAAAAAATAGATATAGAAACAAAAAGAATGTTTCAAGAATATACAACTGTAATAGAAGATAGCATATTTGACAGAAAAAGTATAAAATGGTTTCTTAGTAAAATAGAACAAAAAATATTTAAAACAAATATTTTGCTCGAAAATATCCTTAAAAAACATAATATACAAATACTTTCTCACGCAGCTATAACAAATTTAAAAACGATAAAAACTATAAATTGGATACCGGATTTTCAACATATTCATTTACCTCAAATGTTTTCTGAAAAAGAGATACAAAATAGGAATAATAATTTTTTAAAGTTAATAAGAGATAGTGATTTAATTGTTTTTAGTAGTTTTGATGCATTAAAAGATATGAAGAAATTTGCACCTAATTATGAAGATAAAGCAAGAGTTTTGCAATTTGTTTCACAACCAAATAGCAGATATTTTGAACTAGATGAACATGATAAAAGTTTATTATTGCAAAAGTATAAAATAAAAGATGATTTTTTTTATATACCAAATCAATTTTGGAAGCATAAAAATCACATGATGATATTTGAGGCCATTAACGAATTAAAAAAAGATGGTGTTGAGATCAATATTGTTTGTACTGGATATCTAGGCGATTATAGAAATAAAACATATATTGATGATATAAGGAAGGTTGTAAAATTAAATAATTTGGAAGATAATATAAAACTTCTGGGACTCGTGGATTATGAAGATGTTTTTGCATTGATTAAATTCTCAAAAGCAGTGATAAATCCATCTTTATTTGAGGGTTGGAGCTCTACAGTTGAAGAGTGTAAAAGTGTAGGAAAAAATATGATCTTGTCTGATCTGGATGTGCATAAAGAACAATATCCAAACGCAGTTTTTTTTAAAAGAGATAGTATTGAGTCTTTAAAAGAAGTACTAAAATTTTATAAGATAGAAAATGAGAGCAATGTGGAACCATTAGAAGCAAGGACAAAAAAATTTGCAAATATTTACTCTTCAATTTGTAAAGAAGCTTTAACTCGCTAG
- a CDS encoding glycosyltransferase has protein sequence MNKDIYYKNYNEKPTKLSVITATYNAEKFLPRVIKSLQEQTDKDFEWIISDGASSDSTLEILKSTEGINIKVISGEDFGIYDALNRAIKACNGEFYLVIGADDELYPNAIQNYKEAIEDGVDIITACVDTDNGKIEPNSGPKWLKGQFQYISGHAVGSIYRTSLHQKFGYYSRKFPIAADQLFVLTVANCGAQIKILKSVVGKFSNDGVSSVDILGALCEFYRVQVVMGENKFLQTILFVLRLIKNFGKMQR, from the coding sequence ATGAATAAAGATATCTACTATAAAAACTACAATGAAAAACCAACTAAACTTAGCGTAATTACCGCAACCTACAATGCAGAAAAATTCTTGCCTAGAGTTATAAAAAGTCTGCAAGAGCAAACCGATAAAGATTTTGAGTGGATCATTTCTGATGGAGCATCTAGTGATAGTACTTTAGAAATTCTAAAAAGTACTGAAGGAATAAATATAAAAGTTATTTCTGGAGAGGACTTTGGGATTTATGACGCTTTAAATAGAGCTATAAAGGCTTGTAACGGAGAATTCTACCTTGTTATTGGTGCTGATGATGAACTTTATCCAAATGCTATCCAAAATTATAAGGAAGCTATAGAAGATGGTGTAGACATAATAACAGCTTGTGTCGATACTGATAATGGCAAAATCGAGCCAAATAGTGGTCCAAAATGGCTTAAAGGACAATTCCAATATATTTCAGGACATGCTGTTGGCTCAATATATCGTACAAGTCTCCATCAAAAGTTTGGATACTATTCTAGAAAATTTCCAATAGCGGCAGATCAGCTATTTGTATTGACTGTTGCAAATTGTGGAGCTCAGATAAAAATACTAAAAAGTGTGGTTGGTAAATTTTCAAATGATGGAGTCAGCAGTGTTGATATATTAGGAGCTCTTTGTGAATTTTATAGAGTTCAAGTAGTGATGGGTGAAAACAAATTTTTACAAACTATCCTATTTGTTTTAAGACTTATTAAAAATTTTGGAAAAATGCAGAGATAA
- a CDS encoding glycosyltransferase family 2 protein: MKDHDVSIIVPIYNVEKYIENCAVTLLEQDYDNIEYVFVNDCTPDKSMKILENTIERYPNRKKHVKIINKTKNEGLPQARKSGLKIASGKYILHADSDDWVDKDMVSSLIYEAKKSDADIVCFDYIKEFSKKSVIKSFFYTKNHPKLNLEFVKAILSHEVSVSMCDKLVKRELYKNIDFPHFSHCEDSFVNLQLFYEAKKITHIARPFYHYRTNPNSLSNSFSNNKKALEDFAEFSKAVRNFLLQRGLFDEYFKYHIPAILKFILDYSDSNFKNHINAICPEANHIKYVFKINRNFVYKILYGSVFLGCPQIFVFAKRIFLSLKNN, translated from the coding sequence ATGAAAGACCACGATGTATCCATAATAGTACCCATTTATAATGTGGAAAAATATATAGAAAATTGTGCAGTTACGCTTTTAGAGCAAGATTATGACAATATAGAGTATGTTTTTGTAAATGATTGCACGCCAGATAAATCTATGAAAATTTTGGAGAATACGATAGAAAGATACCCAAACAGAAAAAAACATGTAAAAATTATTAATAAAACAAAAAATGAAGGTTTACCGCAAGCTAGAAAAAGTGGGTTGAAAATAGCAAGCGGTAAATACATTTTACATGCAGATAGTGACGACTGGGTCGATAAAGATATGGTAAGTTCTTTGATATATGAAGCTAAAAAAAGCGATGCAGATATCGTTTGTTTTGACTACATTAAAGAATTTAGCAAAAAAAGCGTTATAAAAAGTTTTTTTTATACAAAAAACCATCCAAAGTTAAATTTGGAATTTGTAAAAGCTATTTTATCTCATGAAGTTTCTGTTTCTATGTGTGATAAATTAGTTAAAAGGGAGCTTTATAAAAATATTGATTTTCCGCATTTTTCACATTGTGAGGATAGTTTTGTAAATTTGCAGCTTTTTTATGAAGCAAAAAAAATTACTCACATTGCAAGGCCATTTTATCATTATAGAACAAATCCCAACTCACTTTCTAATAGTTTCTCAAATAATAAAAAAGCTCTTGAGGATTTTGCTGAGTTTAGTAAAGCCGTAAGGAATTTCCTACTGCAGAGAGGTCTTTTTGATGAATATTTTAAATATCATATCCCTGCAATTTTAAAGTTTATTTTGGATTATTCGGACAGCAACTTTAAAAATCATATAAATGCTATATGTCCAGAGGCAAATCATATAAAATATGTTTTTAAAATAAATAGAAATTTCGTTTACAAAATTTTATACGGTTCTGTATTTTTGGGGTGTCCTCAAATTTTTGTTTTTGCAAAAAGGATTTTTCTTTCTTTGAAAAATAATTAG
- a CDS encoding EpsG family protein, whose product MLYFVIFAYISTFLVLDLTKFLRFNKIALVVLYLFLILFIGARYEIGGDWNYYLYEIFYKDARTDLGYEFLSLIGKNISTQHGIIFVNLCCAFLFLSCLFFLVTRFRYPFAGLLVAFPHGITVVAMGYTRQSVAIGFGFVAMYFMAKNHNFKSIIFILIGSLFHKSIAILMIFLPLLYLRQVNIKKVYIGIVFFLVLALICFKFDIFAGYISKIKFLYLSDMHYSNGAFIRIAVHIIPLVLYIFMRKDIKNRNNINYILFDELSILIVVAMFSSIFLSTLVDRLGLYFIFFDIVIFSIFIERLEIKLKFTLAFLIIIENFLIFYIWYNYSFYAIHYWQPYKNFFLEML is encoded by the coding sequence TTGCTTTATTTTGTAATATTTGCTTACATATCAACATTTTTAGTGTTAGATCTGACTAAATTTTTACGCTTTAACAAAATAGCATTAGTTGTGCTCTATCTATTCTTAATATTGTTTATTGGTGCAAGATACGAGATTGGTGGCGACTGGAATTATTATTTATATGAAATATTTTATAAAGATGCAAGAACTGATCTCGGATATGAATTTTTAAGTCTAATTGGAAAAAATATCTCTACGCAACATGGGATCATTTTTGTAAATTTATGCTGCGCCTTTTTATTCTTAAGCTGCTTATTTTTCCTTGTAACTAGATTTAGATATCCTTTTGCTGGATTGCTTGTTGCATTTCCTCATGGTATTACGGTGGTAGCTATGGGATATACTAGGCAAAGCGTTGCAATAGGATTTGGTTTTGTTGCGATGTACTTTATGGCAAAAAATCATAACTTTAAATCCATAATTTTTATTTTAATTGGTAGTTTATTTCATAAGTCGATTGCTATATTAATGATATTTTTACCATTGCTATATTTAAGACAAGTTAATATAAAAAAAGTTTATATAGGCATAGTATTTTTTCTTGTTCTTGCATTGATATGTTTTAAATTTGATATTTTTGCTGGATATATTAGCAAGATAAAATTTTTATATTTATCTGATATGCACTATTCCAATGGTGCATTTATTAGGATTGCTGTTCATATTATTCCTCTTGTTTTATACATATTTATGAGAAAAGATATAAAAAATAGAAATAATATAAATTACATATTATTCGATGAGCTATCCATTTTAATAGTTGTGGCTATGTTTTCGTCTATATTTTTATCTACTTTAGTAGATAGGCTTGGTTTATATTTTATATTTTTTGATATCGTAATTTTTAGTATTTTCATAGAAAGACTAGAAATAAAGTTAAAATTTACCTTAGCATTTTTAATCATAATAGAAAATTTTTTGATCTTTTATATTTGGTATAACTACTCGTTTTATGCCATTCATTATTGGCAACCTTATAAAAACTTTTTTTTGGAGATGCTATGA
- a CDS encoding glycosyltransferase family 4 protein: MKIFIIGNLASTMINFRKEFIKMLVSSEHEVYCLASDYDKKSREKISSFGAIPLDYTLNAKGLNPFKDAIATFDLIKLFRQHSPDVVFSFFVKPVIFATIAAKIARVPRIVGMIEGLGGAFTVHKSGQTKKAKIIKAIQIFLYKISLPPLDELIFLNNDDKKELIDTYNINAKSVNILGGIGVDLKKFSYSKATSDPVSFIFIGRLLTEKGIFEYLKAAKIVKDKYKDVNFYILGGFEENNPFGLKKEELRPYLNDDIVIFPGYVNHIKDWITNSSVFVLPSYREGVPRSSQEAMAIGRAVITTDTVGCRETVKDGVNGFLVPPYNSDVLAQKMMYFVENPEMIIQMGIESRKIAEEKFDINEQNKKLMSIVVGYKN; the protein is encoded by the coding sequence ATGAAAATTTTTATAATCGGCAATCTCGCCTCCACGATGATAAATTTTAGAAAAGAATTTATTAAAATGCTTGTATCAAGTGAGCATGAGGTTTATTGTTTGGCTAGTGACTACGATAAAAAAAGTAGAGAAAAAATAAGCTCTTTTGGTGCAATCCCACTTGACTATACTTTAAATGCAAAGGGTTTAAATCCATTTAAAGACGCTATTGCTACGTTTGATTTGATTAAGCTATTTAGGCAACATAGTCCAGATGTAGTTTTTTCTTTTTTTGTTAAGCCAGTCATTTTTGCAACTATAGCTGCAAAAATAGCAAGAGTGCCACGAATAGTTGGTATGATAGAAGGACTTGGTGGGGCTTTTACTGTCCACAAGAGCGGTCAAACAAAAAAGGCGAAAATTATCAAGGCAATACAGATTTTTCTATATAAAATTTCCTTACCACCTCTTGATGAACTTATCTTTTTAAATAACGATGATAAAAAAGAGCTAATAGATACTTATAATATAAATGCAAAAAGTGTCAATATACTGGGTGGCATAGGTGTCGATCTGAAAAAATTTTCATACTCTAAAGCAACAAGTGATCCCGTTAGTTTTATATTCATAGGTAGATTGCTTACAGAAAAGGGTATTTTTGAATATTTAAAAGCCGCTAAAATAGTTAAAGATAAATATAAAGATGTAAATTTTTATATATTAGGTGGTTTTGAAGAAAATAATCCATTTGGATTAAAGAAAGAAGAGCTAAGGCCTTATCTTAATGATGATATTGTCATTTTCCCAGGATACGTAAATCATATAAAAGATTGGATCACAAATAGTTCAGTATTTGTCTTGCCATCATATAGAGAGGGTGTGCCAAGGAGTTCGCAAGAGGCGATGGCAATAGGAAGAGCTGTCATAACAACAGATACTGTTGGTTGCAGAGAAACGGTCAAGGATGGTGTAAATGGCTTTTTAGTACCGCCATACAATAGCGATGTATTAGCGCAAAAAATGATGTACTTTGTAGAAAATCCAGAAATGATAATTCAAATGGGCATTGAAAGTAGAAAAATCGCAGAAGAAAAATTTGATATAAATGAACAAAACAAAAAGCTTATGAGTATAGTTGTTGGATATAAAAACTAG
- a CDS encoding helix-turn-helix domain-containing protein — MVFDKDSQCIRKEDEVIYLGKKESQLLEILCKNSPHVVTYDEIDHHLYKNETLSQDRIRSLVREIRAKYQLFA, encoded by the coding sequence CTGGTCTTTGACAAAGACTCCCAGTGTATAAGAAAAGAGGACGAGGTCATCTATCTTGGTAAAAAAGAGAGCCAGCTGCTTGAAATTTTATGCAAAAATTCGCCTCACGTCGTCACCTACGATGAGATAGATCACCACCTATATAAAAACGAAACCTTATCACAAGACCGCATAAGATCGCTCGTGCGAGAGATAAGAGCTAAATACCAACTATTTGCCTAA
- a CDS encoding cytochrome c3 family protein: protein MKISKKLLALIIFISGIVGFLVVLPVHYALDETSGDKFCIVCHEMDPMVIAYNDDIHSGKGKTGIKARCVDCHIPHDNIAKYALTKAKNGILEGWVHFFGDPNAIDWHKNLKNREHFVFDNGCTSCHTNVIDSNNTSAQAQKMHAHYKKLLDTPKELKCVSCHYDAGHSAGFRNYLEYWKPSYKIYDKKMLEKKIETKQKFFKDEYKPTKDEEEFLKQKAEKDAKKPAGGGLAG, encoded by the coding sequence ATGAAAATTTCAAAAAAATTACTAGCGCTTATAATCTTCATAAGCGGAATTGTTGGATTTTTAGTCGTTCTGCCAGTTCATTACGCACTTGATGAGACGAGTGGGGATAAATTCTGCATCGTTTGCCACGAGATGGATCCTATGGTGATCGCCTACAACGACGATATCCACAGCGGCAAGGGCAAAACTGGTATCAAAGCAAGATGTGTGGATTGTCACATACCGCATGACAACATCGCAAAATACGCCCTAACAAAGGCGAAAAACGGCATTTTAGAGGGCTGGGTGCATTTCTTTGGCGATCCTAACGCTATTGACTGGCACAAAAACCTCAAAAACCGCGAGCATTTCGTCTTTGACAACGGCTGCACAAGCTGTCACACAAACGTGATAGATAGCAACAACACTTCAGCGCAAGCTCAAAAGATGCACGCTCATTACAAAAAGCTCCTTGACACTCCTAAAGAGCTAAAATGTGTAAGCTGCCACTATGACGCAGGTCACAGCGCTGGCTTTAGAAACTATCTTGAGTACTGGAAGCCGTCATATAAAATTTATGATAAAAAGATGCTTGAAAAGAAGATCGAAACTAAGCAAAAATTCTTCAAAGATGAGTACAAACCTACAAAAGACGAAGAGGAATTTTTAAAACAAAAGGCTGAAAAAGACGCTAAAAAACCAGCTGGTGGCGGTCTAGCTGGCTGA
- a CDS encoding cytochrome c3 family protein yields the protein MNKLKFIAIFACLFSLHLFGADMPKGDLNVTKVVVSDELRAKYKIKPHHEHLSFDCVDCHQNQGDDPSKFKAIGDAGCLSCHKSKKLLAQRLKFMDTLKANPHNSVHDGPTLYCDECHNEHKPSTNMCSECHEHEVPQWMNGVTP from the coding sequence ATGAATAAGCTTAAATTCATCGCTATTTTTGCCTGTTTATTTTCGCTTCATCTCTTTGGCGCCGATATGCCAAAGGGCGATCTAAACGTCACAAAAGTAGTAGTCTCTGATGAGCTAAGAGCCAAGTATAAGATCAAACCTCATCATGAACACCTAAGCTTTGACTGCGTTGATTGTCACCAAAACCAGGGCGATGATCCTAGCAAATTTAAAGCGATCGGCGACGCTGGCTGCCTATCCTGTCACAAGAGTAAAAAGCTCTTAGCCCAGAGGCTAAAATTTATGGATACTCTAAAGGCAAATCCTCACAACTCTGTTCACGATGGTCCGACTTTGTACTGCGACGAGTGCCACAACGAACACAAACCATCTACAAACATGTGCTCTGAGTGCCATGAACACGAGGTGCCACAATGGATGAACGGAGTAACACCATGA
- a CDS encoding Ig-like domain-containing protein, whose translation MSKVKGLIKSIIGTDAIVAVDANGNQRILKAGDVIYDNEVIKEQDGVKVEVQAAQTQNEKASDETGKEVASLQEQLLNGKNISDLEETAAGGTQSAGGVSSNGVSLGAAGFTNGGHYSNVNANFGDLSSQANASAEAVTNVSGGASEEVFSLDTLAAAIDNAYNNILPQPLEVSVTAVDDNVVTGNTDQAVSSNLDIEGNILEHENSQRTGLHITNDNTPTLVGKATSNATISIFDGEGENAPLLGTTTTDNDGNWSYTPTSPLADGDHKFTIEASKVAANGEELKATSTQEITVDTDNSTLSITKISTDDFADLTQGSQTMYDSNKQYDFSPTIEGKAEPFADINLVIRIADNNTSEGHIVEELKTKAKADGSWEVESQMLDSENSIKYTVQASSVDEAGNKYTEPQASTFYLPTEPIYLAPTDHL comes from the coding sequence ATGAGTAAAGTTAAAGGACTAATAAAATCTATTATTGGCACGGATGCCATCGTCGCAGTTGATGCTAATGGAAATCAAAGAATTCTAAAAGCAGGTGACGTGATATATGACAACGAGGTCATAAAAGAGCAAGATGGTGTAAAGGTCGAGGTGCAAGCTGCACAAACTCAAAATGAAAAAGCTAGCGATGAGACTGGCAAAGAAGTAGCATCGCTACAAGAGCAATTATTAAATGGTAAAAATATCTCTGATCTTGAAGAGACTGCAGCTGGAGGCACTCAATCAGCAGGTGGAGTAAGCTCGAATGGCGTGAGCCTTGGCGCTGCTGGCTTTACAAATGGCGGTCACTACTCAAACGTAAATGCGAATTTTGGCGATCTAAGCTCTCAAGCAAACGCTAGTGCAGAGGCTGTTACAAATGTAAGCGGTGGCGCAAGCGAGGAGGTCTTTAGTCTTGATACGCTTGCAGCTGCGATAGATAATGCATATAACAATATATTGCCGCAGCCACTAGAAGTATCTGTCACGGCAGTGGATGATAACGTAGTGACTGGAAATACAGATCAGGCAGTAAGCAGCAACCTTGACATCGAGGGCAATATCTTAGAGCATGAAAATTCACAAAGAACAGGTCTGCATATCACAAACGATAACACTCCAACTTTGGTAGGTAAGGCTACTTCAAATGCTACTATAAGCATATTTGATGGCGAAGGTGAAAATGCACCACTACTTGGTACGACAACTACTGATAATGATGGCAACTGGTCATATACACCAACTTCGCCTTTAGCTGATGGAGATCATAAATTTACGATTGAAGCTAGCAAAGTAGCCGCAAACGGCGAAGAGCTAAAAGCCACAAGCACACAAGAGATAACTGTTGATACAGACAATAGCACCTTGTCTATCACAAAAATATCTACTGATGATTTTGCCGACTTAACACAAGGTAGCCAAACGATGTATGATAGCAATAAACAATACGACTTCTCACCAACTATCGAAGGTAAGGCTGAGCCATTCGCTGATATAAATTTGGTTATTAGGATAGCGGATAATAACACTTCAGAAGGTCATATAGTTGAAGAATTAAAGACCAAAGCTAAAGCTGATGGCAGCTGGGAAGTTGAAAGTCAAATGTTGGATAGTGAAAATTCTATTAAATACACAGTCCAAGCATCATCGGTAGATGAGGCTGGTAATAAATACACAGAGCCTCAAGCATCAACGTTTTATTTACCGACAGAGCCTATATATCTAGCTCCAACTGACCACCTATAA